The proteins below come from a single Vicinamibacterales bacterium genomic window:
- a CDS encoding FAD-binding oxidoreductase — protein sequence MGTPHFGVSYWIDRLPRRRPSYTRYRGQTDVGVAIIGGGMAGCATAYALSTAGVRVCLFEADRIGQGAVGSSTALVMQEPDVDFQDVLDVHGLRATRTIWRMTRRGALDFVAAIRRLKIPCQPEAQDSIYFANDSASAQRLRYELGLRKKAKLEARWLTVEQLRRETNVEAEGAIRVTGNAQVEPLRTCLGFAAAAVKRGASIHERSPVERIRTGREHVELLTAGGTVRADRLVIATGHPGSLFKPLARHFRVAETYAVATLPLGARIRAGLGRRRAMLWDTADPYHYLRWTRDGRIIFGGGDRSQPHPRSRARVLVQRTGQLMYELSVLYPVISGIQPEYAWSGPSVTTADGLPYIGPHRNYPRHLFALGFGGNGLAQGFLASRILLRHYLGEPAKGDELFGFAR from the coding sequence CACCTCACTTCGGTGTGTCGTATTGGATCGACCGGTTGCCCCGCCGCCGGCCATCCTACACTCGGTATCGTGGTCAGACCGACGTCGGCGTTGCGATTATCGGCGGTGGGATGGCAGGTTGTGCAACCGCATACGCCCTGTCGACGGCGGGTGTGCGCGTTTGTCTCTTTGAAGCAGATCGAATTGGTCAAGGTGCAGTCGGTTCGAGTACTGCACTCGTAATGCAGGAACCTGACGTCGATTTTCAAGATGTACTTGACGTGCACGGCCTTCGCGCAACCCGAACGATTTGGAGAATGACGCGCCGTGGTGCGCTGGATTTTGTGGCGGCTATCCGTCGACTCAAAATACCGTGCCAACCTGAGGCACAGGATTCGATCTATTTTGCGAATGACTCTGCGTCGGCGCAGCGACTGCGCTACGAACTGGGGTTGCGTAAAAAGGCTAAGTTGGAGGCTCGCTGGCTCACGGTCGAGCAACTACGGCGCGAGACAAATGTGGAGGCCGAAGGTGCTATTCGTGTCACGGGCAATGCACAGGTTGAGCCACTGCGTACCTGCTTAGGCTTTGCGGCTGCAGCGGTGAAACGAGGTGCCTCCATACACGAACGATCGCCCGTCGAGCGGATCAGAACCGGACGAGAACATGTTGAACTGCTGACCGCAGGCGGGACAGTTCGTGCTGATCGGCTCGTCATTGCGACCGGACACCCGGGGTCGTTGTTCAAACCATTAGCGCGGCATTTTCGTGTTGCGGAAACTTACGCTGTCGCGACCCTGCCGCTAGGTGCTCGGATTCGAGCCGGCCTTGGCCGGCGTCGGGCAATGCTGTGGGACACCGCTGATCCGTATCACTATCTACGCTGGACGAGGGATGGGCGGATCATCTTTGGCGGCGGTGATCGATCACAACCCCATCCAAGATCTCGTGCCAGAGTACTCGTGCAGCGTACAGGGCAACTTATGTATGAGCTGTCGGTGTTATATCCGGTAATCTCCGGTATTCAGCCTGAGTACGCGTGGTCAGGCCCCTCAGTGACCACAGCTGATGGACTGCCCTACATTGGCCCTCATCGGAACTATCCGCGACATTTGTTTGCGCTCGGTTTTGGCGGTAATGGGCTCGCGCAGGGATTCTTGGCGTCGCGTATCCTACTGCGGCACTACCTTGGTGAGCCCGCGAAGGGCGACGAGCTCTTTGGCTTCGCTCGGTGA
- a CDS encoding PIG-L family deacetylase, translating to MIWRFCVLVLYVWWFALSPVYAQMQVRPVAGQEGYVGLGLLLRKLETVGTFMMATAHPDDENNALLALLSHGEGIRTSLVSATRGDGGQNEIGAELFDALAVLRTEELLAAHRFDGAEQYFTRAVDFGYSFSIDETFNRWGREEILGDFVRMVRTLRPDVITGMQVAGRGGGQHHQASAVLAREAFHAAADPKQFPEQIVEGLRPWQAKKFYFSDSFRFQNEPPDTDPSGLESINLESYDSLLGRTYAEIGSEARSMHKCQGMSQLLRLPGNARARYVLAETANETQNLIGGDVPLFGGVNTSVSGLTQYVVAQTPNALRVALTNIERHAREARQQFKQSGIDATRQSLVDGLVAVRNLRGRLKNLGISDGAVYEIDFRLETKEAQFERAVILAHGLRVAAVAEDGVVVPGQPVRVSAVAANRGEVDVVVHHVSFAGLGSNTGSCVEEVIPAGDMYKCDSSFTIPVDAEFTTPYFSQLPDAARYNFEDTVPFGVPFEPTPFHVTFTIEFLRERVDVRVPVEYRYEKEIFGGEKRMELNVVSRLSVEMSPEIVVAPMPAGEAVRREIQVVVSNRGPSSTEAVVELEMPPGWRSEPERASITFSREDEERTVRFFVDLPFNVPAGDYVIRSRVSSAGAIFDRGFQVVEYPHIQPRHLMTAAETSIKVIDVRVASSLLIGYVMGAGDHMPVAIEQLGARVERLSGTDLAWGNLTRYDLIITGVRAYELDANLRAHNDRLMNYVENGGTVIVQYNKVGFNEAQFGPYPARVSRDRITDERAPVDVLVPDHPLFNEPNAIDPTVWEGWVQERGLYFLGERDPQYMDLVAMEDPFEYNPGVKRGALVEARVGQGRWLYVALSLWRQLPAGTEGAYRLLANLISLPDSP from the coding sequence ATGATTTGGCGATTTTGTGTGCTGGTCCTGTATGTCTGGTGGTTTGCCCTGTCGCCGGTATATGCCCAGATGCAGGTTCGGCCAGTGGCCGGCCAGGAGGGCTACGTTGGCCTTGGCCTGCTTCTTCGCAAGCTCGAGACCGTTGGCACCTTCATGATGGCGACAGCGCACCCAGATGATGAGAATAACGCGTTGCTGGCCCTATTGAGTCACGGTGAGGGCATACGGACCTCTCTTGTATCGGCGACCCGCGGCGATGGTGGCCAGAATGAAATCGGTGCGGAGTTATTCGATGCATTAGCGGTTCTTCGGACTGAGGAACTCCTTGCTGCACACCGGTTCGATGGTGCCGAACAGTACTTCACGCGTGCGGTCGATTTCGGCTACTCCTTCAGTATCGATGAAACTTTCAACCGATGGGGTCGTGAAGAGATTCTCGGTGATTTTGTCAGGATGGTTCGTACTCTGCGACCGGATGTTATCACTGGGATGCAGGTCGCTGGACGGGGAGGCGGGCAACACCATCAAGCTTCAGCGGTGTTGGCGCGCGAAGCCTTTCATGCGGCGGCCGATCCGAAGCAGTTTCCTGAGCAAATAGTGGAAGGCCTTCGGCCGTGGCAGGCTAAGAAGTTCTACTTTAGCGACAGTTTCAGGTTTCAGAACGAACCGCCTGACACCGACCCGAGCGGCCTCGAGTCGATCAACTTAGAAAGTTATGACTCGTTGCTCGGACGCACGTACGCGGAGATCGGAAGTGAGGCGCGGAGCATGCACAAGTGTCAGGGGATGTCGCAACTTCTGAGACTGCCTGGCAACGCGCGAGCAAGGTATGTGTTAGCCGAAACGGCTAATGAAACACAGAATCTTATTGGTGGTGATGTACCGCTCTTTGGAGGAGTTAACACCAGCGTAAGCGGATTAACACAGTATGTAGTGGCCCAGACACCAAATGCTCTCAGGGTCGCCCTGACCAACATCGAGCGGCACGCGCGCGAAGCGAGACAGCAGTTTAAACAATCCGGCATCGACGCAACCCGGCAGTCTCTCGTGGACGGGCTGGTAGCCGTCAGGAACCTCCGAGGACGGTTAAAGAACTTGGGTATTAGCGACGGCGCGGTGTATGAAATTGATTTTCGTCTAGAAACGAAAGAGGCCCAGTTTGAGCGAGCAGTGATTCTTGCGCACGGTCTCCGGGTCGCAGCGGTGGCCGAGGACGGAGTCGTTGTTCCTGGTCAGCCGGTGCGCGTGTCAGCTGTGGCAGCCAATCGAGGCGAAGTTGACGTGGTTGTACACCACGTATCGTTCGCAGGGCTAGGCAGCAATACAGGTAGTTGCGTCGAAGAAGTCATACCCGCTGGCGATATGTATAAATGTGACTCATCTTTCACTATACCGGTCGATGCTGAGTTCACAACACCGTACTTTTCGCAATTGCCTGATGCCGCACGTTACAACTTTGAGGATACGGTTCCCTTCGGGGTACCGTTTGAGCCGACTCCGTTCCACGTGACGTTTACGATCGAGTTCTTGCGTGAACGAGTGGACGTGCGCGTCCCGGTTGAGTACCGCTACGAGAAAGAGATTTTCGGCGGCGAGAAGCGTATGGAGTTGAACGTGGTGTCGCGCTTGTCTGTTGAGATGTCACCTGAAATCGTCGTAGCTCCGATGCCGGCCGGAGAGGCGGTGCGGCGGGAGATTCAGGTTGTCGTCTCGAATCGGGGCCCGAGTTCAACCGAAGCGGTGGTCGAGCTTGAAATGCCGCCCGGGTGGCGGTCGGAGCCAGAGCGAGCCTCGATTACTTTCTCGCGCGAAGATGAAGAACGTACGGTCCGATTTTTTGTAGATCTACCATTTAATGTGCCGGCTGGTGATTATGTGATCAGGTCGAGAGTGAGCAGTGCTGGCGCGATCTTCGACCGGGGGTTTCAGGTCGTCGAATACCCGCACATCCAGCCACGACATTTAATGACGGCGGCCGAGACAAGTATCAAGGTGATTGATGTACGAGTGGCTTCAAGCCTACTGATTGGGTATGTCATGGGCGCCGGTGATCACATGCCGGTGGCGATCGAACAGCTGGGTGCCCGGGTGGAACGTCTGAGCGGAACAGATCTCGCGTGGGGCAACTTGACCCGCTACGACCTCATTATCACGGGTGTGCGTGCTTATGAGCTTGATGCCAATCTGCGTGCACATAACGACCGTCTAATGAACTACGTTGAGAACGGTGGGACGGTTATCGTGCAGTACAACAAAGTCGGCTTCAACGAGGCGCAGTTCGGGCCATACCCAGCTCGTGTCAGTCGGGACCGTATCACCGATGAACGGGCGCCGGTCGATGTGCTAGTACCGGATCATCCGTTGTTCAATGAGCCTAATGCCATCGATCCGACTGTCTGGGAAGGGTGGGTTCAAGAACGAGGGCTGTATTTTTTGGGCGAACGCGACCCCCAGTATATGGACCTAGTGGCGATGGAAGATCCCTTTGAATACAACCCTGGTGTGAAGAGGGGTGCGCTCGTTGAGGCTCGGGTCGGGCAAGGTCGTTGGCTCTATGTGGCGTTGAGCCTGTGGCGTCAGCTACCGGCTGGTACGGAGGGCGCCTATCGCCTGCTTGCAAACCTAATCAGCCTGCCGGACTCTCCATAG
- a CDS encoding TIGR01777 family oxidoreductase, whose product MRIVIPGGSGLLGRSLSKALLQDGHEVVVLTRSLQPGVVVHESNVDLPGLTNAGWQPDGTNGVGSWARLIDGATAVVNLTGEPIASKRWSVAQKACIRDSRVLGTRSVVGAIRAASDPPATLVNASAIGYYSNRGDEELIEDSAPGNDFMAKCCIDWEAEAHKAEGIIGRLVILRTGIALDRTGGALQKMLPPFKMFVGGQLGSGRQYMSWIHYADWVDLVRWALVTEEVTGIFNATAPEPVTNSEFSKALGRALHRPSLLPAPAFALRLMLGEMADALLLGGQRVQPSRALKLGFRFNFSTISQALTAILQ is encoded by the coding sequence ATGAGGATCGTGATTCCCGGTGGTTCCGGGCTACTCGGACGTTCGCTCAGCAAGGCATTGTTACAGGATGGCCACGAAGTAGTCGTGTTAACGCGGTCACTGCAGCCCGGCGTAGTTGTGCATGAATCAAATGTGGACCTACCGGGCTTAACTAACGCTGGCTGGCAGCCAGACGGTACCAATGGGGTCGGTTCTTGGGCAAGACTCATTGATGGAGCTACAGCGGTCGTTAACCTTACGGGAGAACCTATCGCCTCTAAACGCTGGTCGGTTGCACAGAAAGCATGTATCCGCGACAGTCGAGTGCTTGGTACACGGTCGGTTGTGGGCGCAATCCGGGCTGCCAGTGACCCACCGGCGACTTTGGTCAACGCGTCGGCAATCGGCTACTACAGTAATCGAGGTGACGAGGAGTTAATCGAGGACTCCGCTCCCGGTAATGACTTTATGGCCAAGTGCTGTATCGATTGGGAAGCGGAAGCGCACAAGGCGGAAGGTATTATTGGGCGACTGGTGATCCTGCGTACTGGGATCGCCCTTGATCGAACCGGCGGTGCACTACAGAAGATGCTTCCGCCGTTTAAGATGTTCGTCGGGGGACAACTTGGCTCCGGCCGGCAGTATATGTCGTGGATTCATTATGCCGACTGGGTGGACCTCGTGCGGTGGGCTCTTGTGACAGAAGAGGTAACAGGCATCTTTAATGCAACGGCACCTGAACCCGTGACAAATTCTGAATTTTCGAAGGCACTCGGCCGTGCTCTCCACCGACCGAGCCTGCTACCCGCACCAGCATTCGCATTGCGGCTTATGCTTGGCGAAATGGCCGATGCACTGCTGTTGGGGGGGCAACGTGTCCAACCGTCCCGCGCATTGAAACTCGGCTTTAGATTCAACTTTTCAACAATTAGCCAAGCGCTCACCGCGATCTTGCAGTAA
- a CDS encoding FMN-binding protein: MQVRFLRSRAGAIPRNFLLMTLREIKSRLFQPWIVMVSLLVAVVHVDAWLQSSIRGLELHLSGLFPEASRFSGRTGAPAHIKVFAGDDDNEHLIGFVGSTVDVEPLERGYEGPIEMLVGMDTSGTLRGIRLISHREPYGYFSIELPEFSAQFVGKSVLDRFRVGEDVDGVTTATITVSSATRVIRKTARRVVRAHLADRENE, from the coding sequence GTGCAAGTCCGGTTCCTACGGTCTCGGGCCGGTGCAATACCACGTAATTTCTTACTTATGACCTTGAGGGAAATCAAGAGTCGGTTGTTTCAGCCTTGGATAGTGATGGTATCGCTGCTAGTGGCGGTCGTACACGTCGACGCCTGGTTGCAATCATCGATTCGAGGGCTCGAGTTACATCTCAGTGGGTTGTTTCCCGAAGCCTCGCGCTTCTCAGGAAGAACCGGCGCGCCTGCTCACATCAAGGTGTTCGCAGGCGACGACGACAACGAACACTTGATCGGATTCGTAGGTTCGACGGTCGATGTTGAACCCCTCGAACGCGGTTATGAAGGCCCTATCGAAATGCTTGTTGGCATGGATACTTCGGGCACATTGCGCGGAATCAGACTCATTTCTCATCGTGAACCATATGGATATTTTTCGATTGAGTTGCCGGAGTTCTCTGCGCAGTTCGTGGGTAAGAGCGTACTCGACCGATTCCGTGTAGGTGAAGACGTCGATGGTGTAACTACGGCGACGATCACCGTCTCGAGCGCAACCCGTGTAATCCGGAAGACCGCACGGCGGGTTGTCCGGGCGCATCTTGCGGACCGCGAGAACGAGTAG
- a CDS encoding alpha/beta hydrolase-fold protein, whose translation MRAKRPNSPALDSRSFRVAGVVTAIFVAAITALVPLLASGEQRFEVSFPSAVHEEALTGRIYVMISRTAEREPRLQIGRTGVPFFGRDVVNLLPGEPGIIDATDLGTPVASLRDIPAGDYYVQAFVNVYSEFRRADGHVIWMHDDRWEGQHWNRSPGNLYSAVERVRLDPEADAVIALSAENAIPPVVVPPDTEWVRRFKFQSSMLTEFWGRPVYLGATVLLPRGYDSSTISYPVNYIQGHFSLNAPNRFQIGDDLYREWIRDDFPRMILVTFQHPNPYFDDSYAVNSVNVGPYGDAILQELIPEIEKRFRILAEPYARVLSGGSTGGWESLALQIFHPDFFGGTWSYCPDPVTFTDVEGINIYEDVNAFYKQHEWRRVPTANTREINGEIRLTSRQRNHFELVNGTKGRSGEQLDIWSAVFGPIGDDGYFEPLFDKRTGEINAAVAEYWRDNYDLLHYLRQNWAEIGQKLVDKLHIYTGTMDNFYLNNSTRDLELWMKTTENPHYEGFFMYGDGKGHCFSGPVTRAARLREMAQFIMRKKPDGATTPWWRY comes from the coding sequence ATGCGAGCGAAACGTCCCAATAGTCCAGCGCTGGATAGTCGATCCTTCCGGGTGGCGGGTGTTGTAACCGCTATCTTTGTCGCCGCCATCACGGCGTTGGTCCCGTTGCTCGCTTCGGGTGAGCAACGCTTTGAGGTGTCATTTCCGTCAGCAGTACACGAGGAGGCACTGACCGGGCGGATCTATGTGATGATTTCTCGGACCGCTGAACGAGAACCCAGACTTCAGATCGGCCGCACTGGTGTTCCATTTTTCGGTCGTGATGTAGTGAATTTACTGCCTGGGGAGCCTGGCATTATCGATGCGACCGACCTCGGTACACCGGTGGCCAGCCTACGCGACATCCCTGCGGGTGACTATTACGTACAGGCTTTCGTCAACGTCTATTCCGAGTTTCGCCGTGCTGACGGCCATGTTATCTGGATGCACGACGATCGGTGGGAAGGGCAGCATTGGAATCGATCGCCGGGTAATCTTTACAGTGCTGTTGAGCGTGTGCGACTCGACCCTGAAGCTGACGCGGTTATCGCACTGAGCGCCGAGAACGCTATCCCGCCTGTTGTTGTCCCGCCAGATACTGAATGGGTTAGACGCTTCAAGTTTCAGAGTTCGATGCTTACGGAGTTTTGGGGACGTCCAGTGTACTTGGGGGCGACGGTGCTGTTACCACGCGGCTACGACAGTTCAACGATTAGCTATCCGGTAAATTATATTCAAGGGCATTTTTCCCTGAACGCGCCGAATCGGTTTCAAATTGGGGACGATCTGTATCGCGAGTGGATTCGCGATGACTTCCCTCGGATGATCCTGGTAACGTTTCAGCATCCGAATCCGTATTTTGACGACTCCTATGCGGTGAACTCGGTGAACGTAGGCCCATATGGTGATGCGATCCTCCAAGAGTTAATACCTGAGATCGAAAAGCGGTTCCGAATCCTCGCGGAACCATACGCGCGCGTGCTTTCGGGTGGTTCAACGGGCGGATGGGAGTCATTGGCACTACAGATCTTCCATCCAGATTTTTTTGGTGGGACGTGGTCCTATTGTCCGGACCCAGTGACGTTTACTGATGTAGAGGGAATCAATATTTACGAAGATGTCAACGCGTTCTACAAACAGCACGAATGGCGTCGTGTGCCGACCGCAAATACGAGAGAAATTAACGGCGAGATCCGTCTCACCTCGCGCCAGCGAAATCACTTCGAATTGGTTAACGGTACCAAGGGACGCTCTGGGGAACAGCTCGACATCTGGTCGGCTGTGTTTGGGCCGATTGGTGATGATGGGTACTTTGAGCCCCTGTTCGACAAACGTACCGGTGAGATCAACGCTGCAGTGGCCGAGTACTGGCGGGACAATTATGATCTCCTACATTACCTTCGTCAAAACTGGGCTGAGATAGGTCAAAAACTTGTGGATAAACTTCACATCTATACCGGCACTATGGACAATTTCTACTTGAACAATTCCACGCGAGATCTTGAGTTGTGGATGAAGACAACTGAGAATCCCCATTACGAGGGGTTTTTTATGTATGGCGACGGCAAAGGGCACTGCTTTAGCGGGCCGGTGACGCGGGCCGCAAGGTTGCGTGAGATGGCGCAGTTCATCATGCGAAAAAAACCCGACGGTGCCACTACTCCGTGGTGGCGTTACTGA
- a CDS encoding helix-turn-helix transcriptional regulator — protein MFLTVRQAAGRLGVSYSTLKQWIFKGSVRTTRTEGGHHRIAEMEVERLLAKQGHLPTSRKKSAIGSGTLVAVSGRNQLRGIVDEIRLEGLLAQVRLRVGDQVLTAIITRDAASALKLHRGSAATALVKSTEVMIAREAEPPPLHQQKAKAKIKKPKVSISQ, from the coding sequence ATGTTCTTGACTGTCCGACAGGCAGCTGGACGGCTTGGGGTTAGCTACTCCACGCTCAAACAGTGGATTTTCAAGGGAAGCGTCCGAACAACACGCACTGAAGGTGGTCACCATCGGATTGCTGAGATGGAGGTTGAACGCCTACTGGCCAAGCAGGGCCATCTACCAACCTCAAGAAAAAAATCAGCGATCGGCAGTGGAACACTCGTTGCGGTCAGTGGGCGCAACCAGCTACGCGGGATCGTCGACGAAATTCGCCTGGAAGGGTTATTGGCGCAGGTACGGCTACGCGTCGGTGATCAGGTATTGACAGCTATCATCACGCGTGACGCGGCTTCGGCCCTCAAACTCCATCGAGGGAGCGCAGCCACAGCGTTGGTCAAATCCACGGAGGTAATGATCGCACGGGAAGCCGAACCCCCACCACTACACCAACAAAAGGCGAAAGCGAAGATCAAGAAGCCTAAGGTATCTATATCTCAGTAA
- the modB gene encoding molybdate ABC transporter permease subunit: MADDVWQVAVFTLTMAVVATLVMLPPGIMFAWLFARHRFHGCTALETLVMLPLVIPPVATGLILLRLFGRRGLFGRVTESVGLEIIFTWKAVILAMAVMGLPLLVRAARGAFEQVDRRYERIAASLGAGPLRIFFTVSLPMAGRGVLAGVLLAFSRAVGEFGATMMLAGNMPGSTRTIASGIYIYTEVGNDAAATSLMLASIMIAFGSLWFSNRLARP, from the coding sequence ATGGCGGACGACGTTTGGCAAGTTGCTGTGTTTACGCTCACTATGGCGGTGGTTGCAACCTTGGTCATGTTGCCGCCTGGGATCATGTTTGCCTGGTTGTTCGCACGACATCGTTTCCATGGTTGCACTGCTCTTGAGACGCTGGTGATGTTACCGCTAGTGATTCCACCGGTTGCGACCGGGCTCATCCTTCTCCGGCTCTTCGGCCGACGTGGGCTCTTCGGCCGGGTTACAGAATCGGTGGGTCTCGAGATCATATTCACTTGGAAGGCGGTCATCCTAGCAATGGCAGTCATGGGATTGCCACTCCTCGTGCGCGCGGCACGCGGCGCGTTTGAACAGGTCGACCGGCGTTACGAGCGAATAGCTGCGTCATTGGGTGCTGGACCGCTCAGAATTTTTTTCACCGTAAGCTTACCCATGGCCGGCCGTGGTGTGCTGGCCGGTGTTCTACTGGCGTTTTCTCGTGCGGTCGGTGAGTTTGGGGCAACCATGATGTTGGCTGGGAACATGCCCGGGTCGACCCGTACGATCGCGTCGGGGATTTATATCTACACCGAGGTGGGGAATGATGCTGCCGCGACTAGCTTAATGTTGGCATCCATCATGATTGCGTTCGGTTCCCTATGGTTCTCGAATCGTCTTGCGCGACCCTAA
- a CDS encoding ATP-binding cassette domain-containing protein — translation MPFSLTLEFTLQQGEFSVEIDERIEANAIALYGPSGAGKTTVLEAIAGLRQPERGRIAVGDRTLFGSENGIDVPARHRCIGYVPQEVALFPHMNVRQNVTYGAHGAPTEDLARVLAVLDLEPLVERRVEQLSGGEQKRTAIARALMAGSRMLLLDEPLSALDVALQRRVMQYLVRVHDEFNIPMLYVSHRADEVLMLTDWVVQLDNGCVMASGPSKDILPRV, via the coding sequence ATGCCATTTTCTTTAACCCTTGAGTTCACGCTTCAGCAGGGTGAATTCTCAGTCGAAATAGATGAAAGGATTGAAGCCAACGCGATCGCGCTCTATGGCCCGTCCGGAGCAGGCAAGACGACGGTGCTCGAAGCCATTGCGGGTTTACGGCAGCCAGAGAGAGGGCGTATTGCGGTGGGCGATAGGACGCTCTTCGGTTCAGAGAACGGTATCGACGTGCCAGCACGGCACCGTTGTATAGGCTACGTACCGCAGGAGGTCGCACTGTTTCCGCACATGAATGTTCGGCAGAATGTGACTTATGGTGCTCACGGTGCGCCGACGGAAGACCTCGCCCGAGTTCTTGCCGTGCTTGACCTTGAACCTCTTGTCGAGCGGCGAGTGGAACAACTGTCAGGTGGTGAACAAAAGCGCACAGCGATCGCTCGTGCCCTCATGGCGGGATCACGAATGTTGTTGCTAGACGAACCGCTTAGTGCCCTTGATGTGGCATTGCAACGACGCGTAATGCAGTATCTCGTCCGCGTGCATGACGAATTTAACATTCCAATGCTTTATGTGTCCCACCGTGCCGACGAGGTGTTAATGCTCACTGACTGGGTAGTTCAACTCGACAACGGTTGCGTTATGGCGAGCGGTCCTTCAAAGGACATCTTACCGCGCGTGTAG